The genomic interval AGCTGAAACGCCAACTGAAGCGTTTATACGAAAAATGCGGCCTGAAGTCTGGTTTGAGTCCGCTAAAGATTGGTTTTGAGGCGAAATTATGTGCGCGAAATATATATCAAAGAAGATGGAAATGATTACGGGATATCACAAGCGAAATCGTTATCTTCCAGAAAACAGGTTCTTTATCTTTTGGTAAATCGATTCATGGCCGTCGGATTCTGCTATCTCTCTTCCTTTTCCAGGCCCATTAAAGCGGTTATCGCGCTCTTTTTTGGCTTCTTTTCTTTTGTTTTCAAGCCGGTCGGAATATAGTTTGTTGCTTTCCTTTAGCACTGCCTGCTTTTCAGCTCCTTCTTTTGTCGGCACATATTCGCGCTTTATTCCAGCAGCCTTTTCACACCCTTTAATGTATTTGTCTGCAATTTCGGGTGAAACAAGGCCTCTTGAAACAGTATCTTCCATATTCGATTTTATTTTGAGCGCTTCTTCCGGCATTATATTATCGTAAGGCTGTCTTTTGATTTTTTCCTTTGCTTCATATATTCTTTTTGCAGGGCCTTTTTCTATTACATCAATTCCATGTTCTTTGTTAGGTATTGGAAATTGCCTATTTTTCTCCTCTTTTTCAGCAAGTTTCGTTCTTGTGCCCACAACTACTTCTTCTATTTCGCGAAGCTCTTTTTGCGCTTGATTATACGCTTTTTCCGGATTTGTTTCGAACTGTTTCGATGATGCGTATTTTCTTGATTGCGGCGAAAGTATACCATACTCCTGTTTTTCCGTGCATTCGTCAAGGACATTTTTTTTGAACTCGCGCAAGATTTCTGTTGCATCAGAGCCGTATTTTTTATTGTCTAAGACCAGCTCTTTGAGTATGTCATAAACCCACTTCTCTTCGGTTTCGTTAAACTTTCTTGTCTTTTCCGTAAGAATCTTGTACATTTGTGGAGATTGGCGTTCGATTTCCTTTAAGAAAAGATGCTCGTAAACGATGTTTTCATCTTTTTTACTTTCAGCGAGGCGCCCCATGCCGATAATGACAAGAAAAACAGCAAACATTCCTTCGAGAAAAAGAAACACTTCAAGCATACAGTTATTTGCTCTTTTGCGTTAATATAGATTTTCGGCAGAAATGCGCTATGGCGCGGAAAAATAAACCGTGCCTTCAAAAATGGCGCAAATTGTCGTTTTGGTAACTATTTGTTGAAGGCGGCGTATCATACGTCTTGCAAAGGCATATTTTGTGCGTTATTCAAGGAGCATCCATTTCCAAAGCGGAATGTATGTTATTCCGTGCTCTGTTTTTTCTGTGTCTTTTGTAATTATTGTCAATTTCTTGGTTTTTTTGAACAATTCTTTAAATTCAAACAAGCCGCTTATTTCACGTTCTGGGATTTCATCGGAATAAGAAACATTTATGGCTTCAATAGATTGGTTGCTGTATTTTATTATAAAATCTACTTCTTGTTTGCCTTTCCAGTAATAGGCATCCTGTTCCCTGCGCTTGAGCTCTATAAAAACAAGATTTTCTGCAAGCTTGCCTTCATCCTTTGAGAACTTGAAGCTGACGGCGTTCCGTAATCCATTATCAATGCAGTAGATCTTTGACGGGTTTGTTTTTTGTTCTTTCATAGAATATGCAAAATGTTCGGCGCTAAAGAACAAAAAAGCTTCTTTGTAATAGGACATATAGTCACTTATGGATTCGTAAGATAGCCCGAGCACGGCTCGCAGGGTTCTCAGTGAAAGAACGCCGGTAAAATTCGTTATCAGATATAGAGCGAGGTCTTTTGTTTTTTGGCTGTTTAGGTTGTGCCGGTCTACAATATCTTTGTAAAGCAGGTCATCAAAATATTGGGCCAGGACTTTTGTTTTGAATTCTTTTTCTTTTAATGTTATGTCCGGAAAGCCGCCGTAATATAGATAGTCTCCAAATGCATTTATTACCATATGCTTTTCTTTTTCCAGAATCAGGCCCTTTTTTAGTGAATTTAGGTCTAGTGCAATGTTTTTGAAAGAAAGAAATTCCTGAAAACTGAGCGGAAAAACATCAAAGGTCAGATTTCTTCCAGTCAGTAATGTCGAATATTCCTTTTTAAGAAGATACGAACAGGAACCGGATATTATGAATTTGCAGTCTGATTTTAGGTCATAATGCCTGCGTATCCACAATTCCCATTTTTCTTTTCGCTGTATCTCGTCAAGAAAAACATATGCCTTTTTGCCAGGATTTATGCGTTCTTTATATGCTGAGTAAATCTCATCAAGAGAATCATTTGCTAATCTATTATCTTCAAGATTTATGAACAATATCTGTTCTGGCGCAACGCCATTTTTCAGCAATGCGTCAATCATTTGGTACATAATAGTGCTCTTTCCTGACCTGCGCACACCGGTTATTATAGTAACTTCTTTTATAGTTACTGATTTTATCAATAACTCATATGCTTCTCTTCTAATTCCCATTAATTCCTCCAGGACTTTTTTAGTCAGCCACCACGGGTTTGAATCAATGAGTTTATTTACGTCCATACAGTATATTATAATAACAAATATATAAATGTTACGGTATGCCGTAACAAAAACTACATAAATGTTACGGTTCATCGTAACTTCGGTGCATATCTAAAAAATAGATTTTATAGATGAATATGATTAAAATTGTATGAATTTATCGAGATTTTGCATTTTTTGGGCAGGTTATTGTTTCTTTTTGAAATGTTAAACTACACTACACCCCCATATTTTCTTTGTAGAACTGCTTGATATGTTTAATACGCAGGTAAACTTATGCGTAAAGTTTTTCTCCTCATTGAACACTCATGCAGCATTGCGGGGTGCGCCGTTAAACAAAATCATAACTCTCCGCAATTTCAGATTTTGGGGCTGAAAAAGCCTCTAAATAGATACTGCAAAATATATATTTTACAGAAGAAATGTATTTAAATACTGCTCGACAATAAATAATATCTACTTATTAGTGGCATTATGTGGATTGCGCGTGTATGAATTTGTTCGGTCTATTTTTGCAGTCCCGAAACTATGGGTGACTCAATAGAAAAGGTCATCAAATTTTACCGTGAAAACGAACAAGCTGTAAAAGATTCTAACCGAGCGAGAAAAGATATTTCTGAGATTTTATTCGGTTTATTGTCCGAAGACGATTCTTCAGAACTTAATGGATTAAAGCAAAAATATCAGTTTGACGCCGAAGAAATTGTAGGCGCTCTAAGTTCAGGATATTCTGAAAAAGATACCGGTTTTATAGACATTAACGAGGCAAAAAAGGACATTACACGTATGATGAAAATCGGCAAGGCTGAAAAAGCAGTCCGGCTTTTGCACACCTATGAAGGCCAACTCAATTACCGAGAGCTTGTGGAAGCAGTTGTTGAAGGAAATTTCGTCGGAGGAGCAAGAATTCCACAAGAGTATGTGCCAAAGGATATAGTTGTTGAATATCGAAATATTGAACTCGAATATGCGGCAAAACGCATAGAATCTTCTGCGAACAGCATTGAGAATCCAATGGTTGACATAAACCGTGGCAAATTAAACGAATCCGGAATTGACGATGATTCCGTTTTCAGAGACTTAAAATCAAGAGCAACTTCATGCGCCGCACTTGCATTGACAAGCGCGTCTAACATAACTGAGAAACTTGGCGAAGACGTGGCGCCAATCACAAGAAAAATGATGCAATTGGCGGCAGGTTTCAATAAACTCGGAAATACGCCTAATCTATGGACTTTGGACAAGTTTTACGCGGAACAAAAAGAGCAGAATCCGGAGTTAACGTCGGATGACTTTTTAATCAATTATTTTTCAAATACGGAATTAATGAAAATTACGGTTCCTGAACAATTTAAATTGTTTAAAGAGAATAGTGAGCTTTCAATACCAAACGTACTGAGAGCCATTGCAAATGAATTAAGGGAAGGCTATCAGATACGGGTATAATCTTTTGAAATAGAGCCTAACGAGCAAATCGCTTAGGGTTTGTAAAAACTCCGGTGTTTTGTGTTGTTTTTTTGGCAATAGAAACCTTTAAATATATGTATGACTCTATAGTGGTGTCATTAATTATGTGGTGTTTGAAATGGAGCCTAAAATTGAGCAGAAAGAGGAAGGAATTAAGCAGAATGATGAATTCAAAAAATTTACTGGTTACGCCGGTTATGCCAATAAGAACCGCTATACTTCCGAGGATCTCAAAAAATTCAACGAAGTGTCAGAGCAATTAATGGCTTATGAGCATAGCGGCATAAGCTGGAAAAATATGGAAGGGGCACCGATACTCACTCAAAACAACGAGCAAAGCAAAACCGCTATTGGCAGCAAAAAGTTAAATAACTGGCAATATTTGCGCATGGACGGAACTGACAAGTACAACGAATCTGCAGAGCTTCAAGATAAAATAGAGCATATCCTGAGCGGTATAAGTCTGGATGCTAGCGCGAAGGAACCGACAACCAAACCAATAGATTACCGTGATTTAACTGCTCTGGATGATTTTGACAGTGTCAATAATTGGGAATTTCCGCGGCTTACAGAAGGCGAGAATCCTCCTGAAAAAGGACGAACACCATCAGAGAGCTACCGAGGTCTTGCAATAGGTGGACATCACACAGAAAGCCTTGAGGATATTATTGGCGATCGCTGGTACAACAAAGAATTCGAGGCTGCTAAATATGGCGCAAAAATTAAAAATCTTCTTGAAACCGGAGATTTTGCTTCACTTGCACGTACTTATTTGGAAAAAGAAAAAGCAACAAAAACGTCTCAAAAGGAAGATGTTTTTGAAAAAGCCTACGAATTGATTACTGGTGGCAAAGAAGGGCTGTTTTTATTGGAACGATATCTTTCGGAATATTTACAAGATTTCGAGCAAGAACGCGTTTCAGTAGCTAAAAAAACAAAATTCCGAAGAAAAAAATCCGCCACATACAATAGGGAAATTAATAAATGCCTGGAAACAAATTCTTTTGCTTCAGCCGCACGCACATATATGGAAATGGAGATAGCAACCGGCGAAATCCAAGAAACCAAGGTTTATGAAACAGCATCTAAGCTGATTTGCGAAGGCAAGGTTAAAACCGGTATGCGTTTATTGAACAGCTATTTTTCTGAGCGACAACACTATATTGAACACGGTGATATAACGCATAAAAAAAAGAAAACTGCATCGAAAAAGCACAAACCTGGTTCAAAACAAGCACCCTATGAATTCTGGTGGGATGATTTTGATAGACGGAATGAGTGGGTGGATTGGCGTAAGAATCTGCAAAGCGAATCTGAATCGCAATGAACTCGCGGGAAGTTACAAATTCGCAAGACAAAAGCGTTGATTTTGATCGCCATTGTTAAACAAGAACTAGAAATTACTGCTTCATTTTCACCAATTTCTCGGTAAAAGCATCCAAATCCTTAGCAATCGAGCTTCCGATTTCAGTAAGAACAACGAATTTTATCCGGCCCTTTTTCTCAAAGCTGATAAGCCCTGTCTTTTTGAGCGTAGAAAGAATTTTTACAGTATGTGCGTAAGTGCAGTCGGCGCATTTTGCAAGTGTCGATGCATAGCTTTTTTCGCCGCTGTTTTTCAGGCCGACAATGATTTTCACAGGCTTTTCGTGCATGAAAAGATATGCTAGAACATTGTCTTTTTTCGGCATTAAAACATCTCCAATTTTTATTGTTCGCGCTGGTATATATTGTTTAGTTGTTTGAGATTTATATATTCCATTATCTATATTTCATTGCAAATAAAGTATCTGTAATGAAACACATGAAAATAGATGGGGTTATTATTTTTCACAATTTCAGTGATTTCGTTTATGCGCCCGGTATGCATTATAATTATGCAAAACCGTCAAAACATAAATTCCTGTGAATATTGTCGTCAGATATGTTGCATAATCTTTCTGCTTCTCAAAAAGAAGCACAAGAACTGCAATAAGCACCGCTAAATCCAGTATTTTGAACGCAGCAAAATCTTTCTGTCCGTGTTTCAAAAGAAACCGCGCAACCGGATTTTCTTCAGCTCGTATGCCGTGTTTTCTGGTGATGTTTAGCGTCTGGTACAGGTCGACAATCCAAAGAATTGCGAGAATCGCAAAAAGATACGTTATTGTCTGCATACGAAGAGCGCCTATATAACCAGTTTAAGCTTTAGTGTTATGAAAAGCAAGAGCGCGACAACGCCCACAAGTAGAAGTATCTGCAGAATGTCTGCAAATTCTACCTTTTCATGCCCGAGAATCTCTTTTTTTATCGAGTTTAATTTTGACATGTGAATCACATAACAATATGTATAGCCCCACGAGGAATTTCATCGAAAAATTCGATTTTGAACCTCGGTCAGAGGATCCAGAGTCCCCTATGCTTGGCCACTACACCATGGGGCTGCATAGTGTATTTAAGCCGAAAAGATTAATAAATGCGTTTCTAATTCCCGCCACCCTATTTGTCGCCATAATCAATGCCCATGCGCTTTACAATGAAGTTGCGGACATATTCGAATCGCTGGCTGTTGGGCTTAAGATAGTATTTTTTTACGCGCTCAGAAAAGTTCTGCTCATACGGTCCGCGCCCGAGAAAGAATCTTATATTTCCAAGCCCGAGTATTTTTTTTGCATCCTCTAGTGTTTTATGCTTTTTCTTTCTTTCAATCAGGTGGTACGTCTCCTTTGGAAATGCCTTTTCAAGGTCTTTTTTTGACGAATACGTTGTCGCTTTTGGAAAATCCTTTCCCCGTATTTTTTTATCCTTGATTTTTTTAGTTTTATCGTCTTTGTATTTGGTGGCAAATTCAAATTTTTGAAGCCGGCCGTAATGTTTTGTATCCAGTGCATATTCCTTTCCGTCTTTTTCAAATAGTATTATCGGCCTGCCGTTGATTTTATGCGGCAGCCCCAGAATGTCATTGATATATATTTCTAATTCTTCCTGCATTGCCTTGCTTTCCATGACTTTTGCCGCAACAACATTTTTGCTCATCATATAATTGACGAATTCAAAATCGGCATCTTCGCCTTCAGAGCCTGTCGCGCTTGTCTTGAAATTGGTTCTGTTTAGCACCAGTTCCTGAAAGCTGTAGTACCATTCGCCTTCCTTCACATTTGTCTTTGAACCATCACATTTCGTGCCCCACTTATTTATTCCGGATGTGTCATATATCCATTCTTCAGTTATCCAGGGATAGTCTGAAATCAGGCCTTGATTGGGGTGCAGGTAAATGTTATCCCGCTCCCAGTTTCCGAATGCAACAACTCCCGCTTTTTCAATTTCTTCTGCTGGCGGCCTGTGCGGGTCTGGAGGAACAAATGATTTCCAGAACCATAACTTTACTTTGTGAGTTGATACTGCTATGGCGTTTAGCCGCACAGTATTCATCTTGGTATTCTTTCGGGTTCCGGCGTTTTCAAGTGAGTCTTCAATCATTTTGTATCTCGCAATTGTGGGCTTAAGCCATTCGCGATATTCATCAAGGCTTTTTTCGCGGCTCGCTTCAAGAGACTTCAATGCATCCATCCTGCGCATGACATTGCTTCTAAAGAACCCAATCCAATCCTGGTACGCATTCCATTTGACTTCAAGCATGCGCTTTTCAACTGTCGGAAGGTCTTTAAGCATCTTGTCTTTTTCAAGGTCTTCTTTTTTCTCCATTCTGAAAAAATCATCAACTACTGTTGGCATGATGTTGTGGTTTCGCAAAAACGCCATTGAAAGCCTGCCGGGCCCCTGAGCCCCTCCGCCGCCGGCATGATAATCAACTTCCTCCATGAATGTTGTTTTTAGAGCCAATTCGGCTTTGTGTTTTTCTTTCTTTCTTTCTTCAGGGGATGTTTTTTCATCAATTTTCATTTCGGCTTTTTCCAATTGCTCTTCAAAGTCCTCATATTTCAAAAGATCGTGCTTTACAAGCTCCAAGTCTGCAATAGACTGGCTTATTTTCACAAGCCCTTCACGTATTTTTGCCTCAAGTGTTTCCTTTCTTCCGTGCGTAAGTTCGTAGTATTGGTGATGCACTGGTGTTACATCCAAAGTTTCTTCGACTTTTATTACAGTCCAATTGTCTTTTGGTAGGTCGAAAACAAGGCTCATATAAATATTGAGGCAGAATCCGGGAGGACCTGTCGGATTCAGCAGTGTGTTTTGGTTAGTTCCGCTGCTTGCAAGCGCATAGCTCCATGCAGGGCCGCTCGGCTTGAAAAAGTCATCAAATGCTTTGCCTTCTTTTGTGTTATAGTCTGATTGTTTTCCAGCAGATGCAAAAGATTTATAAGATATGTCCTTGAGAATAAATGCCATAACAATCAGTTATTTGATATTGTGCGCGAGGTGATATATATCTTTAGAACAGCAGAAGATAAATCCCGCCGATAAGGGAAACAAGCCCTATAAGAACTCCCGTATATCCAAATCCCTCGGGCTGATAGTCTGTACTGCTTGGAAATCCGAAAACCATGTATGCGCCAAAAAGCGTTATTATTATGCCCCAGAGCCTGCGCTTAATGAGTTCTGCAGAAACCGTTGTATAAAGCATCCACCCGCCGGCAACAATCAGAATTATACTTGCTGTAAGGGCGATGTACATTTTAGTATCGTTTGCTTTAAGCTTTTCGATCATAAATGCAAGGAACAGCCCTACGCCGATTAATATTGCGGATAATAAAAGAGACATTTTTACACCACAGATTATTTTTTAGCGTACATTGAATTATGAATGCACTAAAATCCTCTCACTTGCGTTCGAGGCTTTTGAAGAGTTCCTACCTCAAAAAAGCTTGAAACTCATGTTTAGAGGAGTTTCATGATTTCTTAGTAGTCGCTTTGAATTTTGAGATAAGCGCGTTATAATCCGTTTCATTCATTTTTCTGCTTTTTTTCATGTGCGCAAGTATGTCTTTAACAGTTGCAAGCGATGTCAGCGCAACACCGGCTTTTTTCAGAACTTCCCTACTTCCTATGCCGTATTCCACAACGACAATTGTGTCTGTGATTTCTCCACCCGCCTGCCTTAGTCCGTTGATGAAACCGAGTTTGCTTTCACCGGAACGTGTGATATCATCAATCAGAAGTACGGTTTCACCAGGCTTAAGATAACCCTCTATCTGTGACTTCATTTTTTCCGGAAGTTCTTTTCTCACAAAAATCATCGGAATGTTTGTTTTAAGCGAAACAGCGGTTGCAAGAGGTATCCCTCCGGTGAACGCTCCTGCTATTTTGTCAGGATTTATTTCACGTACCCGCTCAGATAGAAGGTCTGTCAGGATGTCAAAATTCCGCGGGCTTGAAAGTATGTGCCTCACATCGAAATAAATAGGTGTTGTCCATCCCTGCGGAAAGTTTTTCTTTCCTTCAAATACTATTGCTTCCGCGCTGTAAAGGACTTCGTATATATTTTGCATAATTCTTCTTGCGCGCCAAAGCTTATATTGCTGAACTGCGAAGTTCGCGCTTTGCCGAAATTCATCAAGCGCTAAAGCATATTTTCACGGTTTTTCATCTCAAGCACAGGGCCTGCTGCAATATAGAACAAGAACGGCGCAACAAGCAGCTTGTCCGGCCGTAATGCAAGCACAATGCCAAGAAAAAGCGCGAATACCAAAAGGAATATCCCTAGATTTTTCGAGCGTATGTTTTGCTTGAAGCTCGGGTACTTTACTTTTGAAATCATGAGGTATGCTATAAATATCACAAGCACGGCAAGCGTTTTTGGCGCGATTTTTGTTTCTGTATATATGAGCGCCGAAATGAATACGCCGGCAACAGGTATCGGCAGGCCCAAAAAATATTTCAGGCCTTTTAATATATTGAATCTCGCAAGCCTGATGGCTCCTGCAACTACAAGGCATGCTGCCGCAGCCGCGCCGAGAAGGCCCACTGATGAAAGCGTCGCGGAATAGACCAGAAGCGCCGGAGCGACCCCGAAAGAGACAATATCAGACAGCGAATCAAGCTCTTTGCCGAATTCTGATGTATTGTCAAGAAACCTGGCAACTCTGCCATCAAGTCCGTCGAAAATTAGCGCGGCGAAAATCGCAATAGCGGCGTTTGTGTAATCTGCTTGTAATGTAAATATTATTGAACTGAATCCGGACACTATGTTTCCGATAGTTATTGCGTTTGCAAGATGGTTTGTTATTCGAGCCATACAATTACATATTATCAGAATCTTTTATATGTGTGTTGGGTGCACAGAGCAAGTCCTAAAATGCAGTAACTTTTTTCTTTGCAGTATTCAGGTATTTTGTCGTCCCCTGGATTTTTGTTGTAAAAGCGTCTGCGGCAAGCTCTTCTGAATTCAGTTCATTATTGAATTTTTTCAAAAATGCAAACGGCGAAAAATTCAAGAAAAATGCCGAAAGCTTTGCAAACGGTGCCTTTGTCCGCGTACGGCGCAGTTCGTGCAAAAGCACTGTTTCGGTTTCTTTTTTGAAAGCAAATCGCTAAGCTCTACTGAAAGAACAATCATTGAGCGCGGCCATGAAAAAGAGAATGCAAACAGCTTTGGCGAATCCGCGAAAAAACAGCAGGGTGAAACGTTCGGCATTGCAGAATGTTTCGAAATAAATTCGGACATGCTGGTTTCTGCAGGAATTTTTCTCGCATGGTTTAAGCGAAGATATATTTCAGGAAATCCAAAAACAAAGGATAGCGCCATGGCAGAAGGAATAGAATATGCTGCAAGCTCGACAAGAGCCATGTCGCATGAGCATCCGCATTTCATAGAGAATGCGAAAAACACCGGAGTGAAAAAAGAGCCGCAAGATGCACGCACATCAGCTTGATTTTTTGGCTTGTGCTATTTTTTGGCGCCCTCATAGCATATATTGCTGCAACAGCGATTGCCAAAGACGCTGCGGCACCAAGCCACTGGCGACGCAAAGCGGCGAAGCAGCTTGCGGATGCGCGCATTCGCGGGCTATGCGCGGGCTTTTCGCATACTTGATAAAGAATCAGCAAGCTTGGGAATATAAAGCAGGCTAAGGCGCTTTTGTTGAAATACAACATAACGATTGTGCCTGCAATGGTGCTTTCTTTTGAAGCAAGCGCATATTCGCGGCTTTCTCCAGTATGGGGGCGGGGTAGTATAGAAAAAGACGGCACTTATGTGTTCAGGGCGGCTAATTTGGCGGGCTTATAAAGATTTGCCTGCCAATAAATTATCGCGCCTGCAAAAAGCGGTTCCGCGCAGTAAATAAATATGTGTTTGTTATGATTTGCCTTATTGCATTAGTTATTTTTGCAGTTCTTGGAATATTTTCAGCGAAGTATAGGGGGCTTTCGAAAGAGGCGTTCAACTGCGTATTTAGAAGAATTACGCTTCGAAAGTGCGAAACAGGATTTGACAAGAAGATGAAGGCCGGAATTGTTTCGCGCCTCATGAATAAAAGCCCTGCGGCGGCAAGATTAATGCACCGTCATTTTGAAGCGATTTCGTGGCTTTTTACAATAACTTTGCTTGTCAGTATGTATTATTCCGGACTCGGCCTTTATAATTATGCCGTTTATAATAATTGCAACGGGCAGCAGGGCGATTTTTGCATATTTAATGCCGTATCCGGGCAGTCAGAAGGATTCGCGCTGTCGGATATACCCCTTAACGAATTTCCGTCGTTAGGCCCGAAAGATGCGCCGGTACAGATTGTGGAATTCGGGTGCTTTCAGTGCCCTTACACAAAGGCGGCGAAGCCGGAATTAAAGAAGATTCTTGAGAAATATACAGGCAAGGTCCGCTTTACATTTATGTACGCCCCGATACCGCACCATGTCAATGCCATCCACGCCGCAGAAGCGGCTGCACGCGCAGCTGAGCACGGAAAGTTTATGGAGTATCATGACGCGCTTTTCCAGCAACAGGAAGAAATAAGCAAGCTTACGCCGGATGAGGCACTGATTGTGTTTCAGAACATTGCAGAAGATGTGGGGCTTAATGCTACTGAATTTGAGACCTGCATCACTTCAGGCAGTGCTTTTGGGAAAATCCAGCAGTCAATAGACTACGCAAATAAGCTCGGCATAAGCCAGACGCCTACATTTTATTTGAACGGGAAAAAGCTATATGGTCAGATAACCGAAGCAGATGTCAAAAAAGTGCTTGGCGGGTGATAGCATCATCGATTTTTTTGTAAAGCTCATTAACTGTGCTGTTGTTTTCTATTGTAATGTCTGCCATCTCAAGCACCTTTGCAAGGCCTTTGTTCTTTATATCCTGCTCATCCCTGCGCTCAATATCTGCATTGCCTGAGCGTTTGATGCGTTTGTTTGCGTCAGCAACCAAGTTTATTA from Nanoarchaeota archaeon carries:
- a CDS encoding ATP-binding protein; this encodes MDVNKLIDSNPWWLTKKVLEELMGIRREAYELLIKSVTIKEVTIITGVRRSGKSTIMYQMIDALLKNGVAPEQILFINLEDNRLANDSLDEIYSAYKERINPGKKAYVFLDEIQRKEKWELWIRRHYDLKSDCKFIISGSCSYLLKKEYSTLLTGRNLTFDVFPLSFQEFLSFKNIALDLNSLKKGLILEKEKHMVINAFGDYLYYGGFPDITLKEKEFKTKVLAQYFDDLLYKDIVDRHNLNSQKTKDLALYLITNFTGVLSLRTLRAVLGLSYESISDYMSYYKEAFLFFSAEHFAYSMKEQKTNPSKIYCIDNGLRNAVSFKFSKDEGKLAENLVFIELKRREQDAYYWKGKQEVDFIIKYSNQSIEAINVSYSDEIPEREISGLFEFKELFKKTKKLTIITKDTEKTEHGITYIPLWKWMLLE
- a CDS encoding winged helix DNA-binding protein, whose amino-acid sequence is MPKKDNVLAYLFMHEKPVKIIVGLKNSGEKSYASTLAKCADCTYAHTVKILSTLKKTGLISFEKKGRIKFVVLTEIGSSIAKDLDAFTEKLVKMKQ
- a CDS encoding orotate phosphoribosyltransferase; translation: MQNIYEVLYSAEAIVFEGKKNFPQGWTTPIYFDVRHILSSPRNFDILTDLLSERVREINPDKIAGAFTGGIPLATAVSLKTNIPMIFVRKELPEKMKSQIEGYLKPGETVLLIDDITRSGESKLGFINGLRQAGGEITDTIVVVEYGIGSREVLKKAGVALTSLATVKDILAHMKKSRKMNETDYNALISKFKATTKKS
- the pssA gene encoding CDP-diacylglycerol--serine O-phosphatidyltransferase codes for the protein MARITNHLANAITIGNIVSGFSSIIFTLQADYTNAAIAIFAALIFDGLDGRVARFLDNTSEFGKELDSLSDIVSFGVAPALLVYSATLSSVGLLGAAAAACLVVAGAIRLARFNILKGLKYFLGLPIPVAGVFISALIYTETKIAPKTLAVLVIFIAYLMISKVKYPSFKQNIRSKNLGIFLLVFALFLGIVLALRPDKLLVAPFLFYIAAGPVLEMKNRENML
- a CDS encoding DsbA family protein, which encodes MICLIALVIFAVLGIFSAKYRGLSKEAFNCVFRRITLRKCETGFDKKMKAGIVSRLMNKSPAAARLMHRHFEAISWLFTITLLVSMYYSGLGLYNYAVYNNCNGQQGDFCIFNAVSGQSEGFALSDIPLNEFPSLGPKDAPVQIVEFGCFQCPYTKAAKPELKKILEKYTGKVRFTFMYAPIPHHVNAIHAAEAAARAAEHGKFMEYHDALFQQQEEISKLTPDEALIVFQNIAEDVGLNATEFETCITSGSAFGKIQQSIDYANKLGISQTPTFYLNGKKLYGQITEADVKKVLGG